The Vannielia litorea genome segment CCGCCTGCGCGAGGTCATTGTCGAGCCGCTGCTCCGGGTAGGTCTCGGCGGTGTTGAACGGGCGAATGCGGGTATGGGCCATGTCAGGCGCTCTCCGTGATGCGGGCCAGCAGATAGCGGGCGAAATCGTAGTTGGGCCGTTCTAGGTGGCTCAGGTGCCCGGGCCGGGCGGCTTGCGATGAAAGTCCGCGATAGACCTTCTCGGTGCAGCCCCGGTCCTCCACGTTCACATCGTCGAGCAGGGTCTTCAGCGCGGTGAAGTTCTCCGCCGCATCCGCATCGCCCGCGTAATCGTCCGACATTCCGCCACCAAAGCGGATCGAAACCTGCCCCGGCCCCTTGGGGTGCAACGACAGATACCAGAAATATCCCGGCGTCAGCGTGATCAGCAGCGAGGGGTAGAGCGCCAGCAGAAAGGTCGTGCGCCGCGCATCCCCTTCCAGCCGGTCGTTCGACGGGTGCGCCATGGCAATCTGCAGCGAGTCGTCCTTCAGGATCGTGTGGTAGTTGAACGCCGCGCGCCCCGGCGGGCAGATCATCTCGTCCAACCGCGACAACCCGCCGATGGTGCCCGCATGGCAGACCGGCAGGTGGTAGCTCTCCATAAAGTTCTCGGCGAGCACCTTCCAGTTGGTGTCCCAGACATGCTCTTCGAAGAAGCTCTCGGTGTAGCGGGCCATGTCATAGCCCGCGATCAGCGCCTTCACCTCCGCCAGCCGTTCCGCCACCGGCGCGGCCTCGGGGTCGAGGGTCACGAAGACCCACCCCAGCCACACCTCGCAGCGCAGCTCCGGCAGCCGGTAGTCACCTTTGCAGAACCCCTCGTTCTGCCCCATCGCGGGCGCGCCGCGCAGGGAGCCATCGAGGTTGTAGGTCCACGCGTGGTAGGGGCAGACGATGCTCCGCACCCGCCCGCGCC includes the following:
- a CDS encoding aromatic ring-hydroxylating oxygenase subunit alpha — encoded protein: MPKDTSPPDGLRAAAEAPFEQARAMPPSVYTSEAFLELELEHIFKREWFCVGRASALSEPGDYLTCELAGQPVVVVRDGADIRAMSNVCLHRMSTLLEGRGRVRSIVCPYHAWTYNLDGSLRGAPAMGQNEGFCKGDYRLPELRCEVWLGWVFVTLDPEAAPVAERLAEVKALIAGYDMARYTESFFEEHVWDTNWKVLAENFMESYHLPVCHAGTIGGLSRLDEMICPPGRAAFNYHTILKDDSLQIAMAHPSNDRLEGDARRTTFLLALYPSLLITLTPGYFWYLSLHPKGPGQVSIRFGGGMSDDYAGDADAAENFTALKTLLDDVNVEDRGCTEKVYRGLSSQAARPGHLSHLERPNYDFARYLLARITESA